From Rhizobium sp. Pop5:
ACGAACTCAGGATCCGGTGACCTTCAGGCTCGATGTGTATTCGAGGACGACGTGCCCGACCTTGTGCGGAACACCGCTGTCAATCTTCTCGATCAATGGCGTTTCCTGCCCGGCGAAAGCGACATACGCTTCTCGATCCTGCCGGGCGGCGCAAACAATATCAACCTCGTGCTCAGACAAGCCGACAGGAAATGGGCGCTGAAGATTCGTGAGCCCGATGCATCGTTTGCGGGCACATCAGTGACCGCCGCTGTCGAGGCCCAAGCCATGGCGGCGAGTTTCGGGTTGGCGCCCGCCGTCATAGCCAAATGTCTGCCCGAAGGACACTTCATGTCCGAATTCGTGGAGGGGGAAACGTTGCGCCCGCAGCACATCCGACATCCTTCCATGGCGCCGAGGATCGTCGATACGCTGAAGCAACTTCACGCGCATCACTTCTCGCCCAGAAAATTTGACATTTTCGACGATCTGCGAGGCTTCATGGCGGGAGCCGCCAAGCTGGGAGGCTCCTATCCCGCATCCTACGCGGCGCTTTGGGAAATTGCCCAACGCTTCGAATCCATTCTCGCTGGAGCGAACGCGCCTGTCGGCTTCGGCCACAACGATCTCGTGCCGCAGAACTTCATCGCATGTTCGGACCGCGTGAAGATGGTCGATTTCGACTACGCTGGCGAAGCCCTGCTCGCGATAGATCTTGCAAGCGTAACCTCGCAAGCGGAAATGTCCGACGACGAAACCACGACGTTTCTGCGGCTCTATGACCCGAACCTCGATAGGAACCAGATCGCCCGCGTACAGGTCCTTCGTTTTGTGAACGCGTTGCGGGAGGTGGCTTGGGCCGCGATGGCGGAGCCGTTCATGGCAGCGAAGACGACTCTGCTGGACGGTTGGAGCTATCGCTCCCATGCGGATGTGAACATTCGGCTGGCCGAGGCTCTCATTCGCGAAAACCCCGCCGACGAACTTGCTTCCAAGGCAGGATTTGTCAGGCCCGGGGCTTTGTTCTGACGGAGGGACCAATGTCCGCTGTTCCTTTCCCGACGGTCGCCGACCCGCATCAGATGCACCCCGCGTCAATGTCGGTACGCGGTGCTGGATACTGGTCGCCTGCCACTCAATTGCCCTTGCTCATTGAAGAGGGCGTTCACCCAACTGCAACGGCTTTTGTCAAAGCCGCTAAAATGAAGGAGTGCCGCTAATGGCCCGGCAGTGGAAGACAATTGTAATCGGTGCAGGCGGGTCGCAGGCACAAGCGATGTTGCGCGGTATCGCACGTGCCGACGCGACTGAGGGCTGGCTTGCGATCGATCGCGCTTGGCGGCCGCAGACACGTGCTGCAACTGAAGAGATGGGCTTTGCCGTTCAGGAACTGAACCCGCTCGAACAACCGGAAACTCTGCACAGGCTGTTAGAAACGACCCGCCTTGTGGTGAACATGGCTGGACCTTACTACAAGACCGGCTTTGCCATCCTCGACGCCGCCATCGAAACCGGGACCGACTATCTCGATATCTGCGACGATGCGGACATTACCCTCCCTATGCTCGAGCGGGACGCCCGCGCCAAACAGGCCGGCATTTCCGCCCTCATCGGAATGGGCTCCTCCCCCGGAACGACGAACATCCTGATCCGAAGTGCTGTCGACCATCTCGGCCCAGTCGACGACGTTGACATCTACTGGACGGTCGACGTCGCGGATCTGACCGAGGCCGCAATCCGGCACTTCTGGCATTGCTTCAATCTGGTTGATGCGGACGGCACAATACATGAAGTGACGGGCTGGGATGGCCTGGAGCGTCGGCAGGTCGAGTTCCCGGCGCCGGTCGGCCTGCAGACGGTCGTCAGGCTCGCCCATCCGGAGCCGTTGACGGTGCCGCGTTTTCTTCCGGTCAAGCGTGCCTCCAATTTCGGTAGCCTCAATCCGGAAGAGGCGCTCGTCACCGCCTGGGCGCTCGCACATATTGCCGATGAACAACGCTCCAATGGAGAACTGACCGATCCCGCGGCCAGCCTTTTCCGCTATTACAGGGAAAGGCGCGTTGGAGCACCACGGATTGGCAGCGGCATGATTATCGACGTGCACACGGCTGGCTCCGGTCTGAGGTTTGCAGCCGGCAGCGACGGTGGGATGGACGATTCCACGGGAATTCCGGCCGCAGCCGGCGCGTTGTTGATGCTCGATGGAAAGATCAACCGCCGGGGCGCCTTTGCGCCGGAAGTGGTGCACCCCGCCGACTTTTTTGAAGTGCTGCGACGCGTGAGCACGGGCGGCGGCGGCTTGTCTCTGTTCAGACTTGAGGGCGGCGTCGCGACGGAACGGTTGAGAATCCGCGATCTGGTGGCGGGAGAAATTGGCCAGAGGGAGGTAGCATGATGCGAGAGCTTGAAGGAAAGGTTGCCCTTGTTACCGGCGGCGGCCGGGGAATTGGCGCCGGCATTGCTGGGGGCCTGGCTCAGGCCGGTGCAACGGTGGCCCTCATGGGACGCACCCGAGCTCCGCTTGACGAGACTGCCGCGCATATTCAGGCGGGCGGCGGGAGAGCTTCCGTTCATATCGGAAGCGTCAGTAATCCCGACGAAGTCGAACGCGTGCTTGATGATGTACTGGCCGCACATGGTAGGCTGGAGATCATTGTCAACAATGCCGGCATCGTTGACGAAGCGGATTTCCTCGATATCTCGCTCGAGGGCTGGAACAAGACCATCGGCACAGATCTGACCGGAGCGTTCCTGGTGACCCAGCGGGCCGCACGCAGGATGCGCGGCACAGGCGGCGGTTCCGTGGTCAACATCGCCTCGATTGACGCCAATGGCTACGACGGTCCTCAGGGTTCGTATGTCGCCGCGAAGGCGGGCCTTGTGGGCTTGACGAAGAATGCTGCGGTCGAGCTCGCGCAACACGGTATCCGGGTGAATTCAGTCAGCCCGGGCTGGACGCGCACTCCAATGGTCGAGGAATTCGTGTCTGAGAAGGCACTTCAGCACATGATGACCGACTTTCAGCGCGTGCCCATGAAGCGGCTTGTCGAAATCCCTGAGCTCGCCAACGCTGTCGTCTTTCTTGTCTCTGACAAGGCTTCCGCGATTACCGGAATCGACTTGCCGGTCGACTGCGGAACGCTGGCGACGCTCTACGTCCACGAAACCATCCGGCCCTTGTTCTGAAGGAGGACGACGATGTCGCCACGTATCGCCATTATTGGAGCGGGTGTCGCAGGCTGCGGAGCCGCGCTGAGAGCTGCACAACTGCATGCCAAGGACGTCGTCGTTCTGGAAAAAGGCACGCCGGCCTCCGGATCCTCTGGCCGCTCGGCAGGGGTTTACAACACACAGACGCTCGATCCTTTGCAGATCGAGATCCGCATCCGTTCGAGGGAAATTCTGTTCCAGCTGGAACGCAACCGCGGTCTGCCGCTGGCCCGCATCGGCAATATCCGCATTGCGACGACGGAAGCCGACATTCCCAAACTCGAATCCGCACTCGCCGCGATCAAGAGCTTCGGCGCGGACGATACGCGGATCTTGTCGCAAAAGGAGCTGCAGGCTCTCGTTCCCGACCTGCGCTGCGATGACGTCGTCGCCGGCCTTTACGGCGTCAACGACGGTCATCTCGACGGTCATCTCCTTTGCTCCGCGCTGATCGATGAAGCACGCGATCTCGGCGCGAAGGTAATGAACAATGCGGAGGTGCTTGCCTATGAAAAGCGTGGATCGACCCATGTACTGTCAACCACGCGCGGGAAGATCGAATGCGACGTGGTGATCAATGCCGCAGGCGCCTGGGCGGGGCACGTTGGCAATTTGCTGGGACATGCAGCACCTATCAAGCCCGAGGTGCACGAGGTGATCATCGTCAAGCTGCCGCGTAAGCTCGATTACGTCGTTCCCATGTGCAACTTCTATATGCCTGGCCAGAACGGCGCCGGTATCTATTTCAGGCAAGACGGCGAGGATTCGCTGATTGCCGGGCTTCACACCTACTATTCGGTCGAAGGCCACGAAGTCAGTGACCCCGACTCCTATAGCCCGCCGGATGGCGACGACTATTTTCTCGAGGTAGCGCAACTCGTCAGCGATCGGCTGCGGATCGACGACCTCGGCTTCAAAAACGGCTGGCATGGCCTCTATCCCTTGAGCGCCGACGGGGAGTTCCAAATCGGTCCCTACGCAGCCGATCCCTCCGTCATCGTCGTCGCCGGCATGGGTGGCACGGGAGTAACGAGCGGTGCGCTGACCGGAGCCCTTGCTGCCGAGTGGGCGATACTCGGCAAGCCGGCCACCGTTCCCGATGCCGTGAAGCTTCTGCCCGACAGGCTGTCGCGGGCCGCTTGAAACAGATCATTCCAAGAAAGGCGCCGACGTGAAAGTCCTGCTTACAAATGACGATGGTTACCAATCCCCCGGAGTTGCAGCGGCACGCGACGCGCTGATCGCCTGCGGCCTTCAGGTGCTGACGGTTGCGCCCGACGGCCCGCGGAGCGGTACGTCGAGATCCGCCTCGTTTCGCAAGGCGATTACGATGACCAAGGCCGGCGGTGACGACGTCAATCCGATTTATGTCACCAATGGTACCCCAACCGATTGCGTTCGCGTCGCGGTTCTTTCCGGCCTTGCTTCGGAAGTCGACGCCGTTGTGTCCGGCATCAACGAAGGTGCGAACCTCGGCGACGACGCCACCTATTCCAGCACGCTCGGATCTGCAATCGAAGGCGCCTTATTGGGCTTTCCAGCACTTGCCGCATCCCAGCAGTCCCGGGACGGCCGTTTCCGGCTGGTCGATCTGACCGACTACGATTTCAGCTGCGGCGCCCGGATCATGGCGGAACTTACCAGGCTGATGATCCGGGACCGGTCGAAGCTGCCGCCCCGATCGGTTTTGAACTTCAATGCGCCAGCCCTGCCAGCCGGCGAGATCAAGATCGCAAGTCTCGATCGCCGCGTCTGGGATCCATCTCGCATCCACTCGATCGAGACAGAGAACGGCCCCGGATGGCTGCTTTTCGGCACGCATCCTGAACGCGATCCGATTTTTGAGCATCGACCGGGATCCGATTCCTGGGTGCTGTCACAGGGCCATGCGGCGCTGACGCCCCTCAACTTCGAATGGACCTTGCCCGGCGCGCGACGCGGGTTCGCCAGATGGACGCGCTCCGCTGTTGCTGAGCTCAATGAAGCGCTCGCTTCCGAGCAATCGGGAAAGGAGCTGGGATCATGAACGACAATTTCTGCGTGGTGATCAGCGGTGCCGGCGGCGAGATGGGCCGGGCGCTGGCCAGCCGATTTGCTCGCGACGGACATGATATCGTCTTGATCGATCGTGATGTCGCCGAATTTGGTCCAATCGAGGAGGAGTTGCGTCGAGCCGGCGCCGCAAGGGTTTTTTCCTTGGCTGCCGATCAGACGGATCCGGACGCGCTCGAAAAAGCCGTTTCTGAGATCGGCGATTGTTTCGGGGCCATAGGAACTTTTGTCGCAAATGCTGGCTTCGCGAGATTTGGCGGGTTCCTCGAAACATCCAGAAAGGTGTGGGATCTCCATGTCGACATCAATCTCAACGGCACCTTTCATCTCTGCCAGTCAGTCGCACGCAATATGGTCGCAGGGGGCAAGGGAGGGAGCATAACTCTGATTTCATCCTGCCTTGCTCAGTTCCACGCGGACCAGACCGGCGCATACAGCGCGACCAAGGCTGCGCTCCTGATGTTGACCAGGACCATGGCAGCGGAGCTCGGGATCTACCGCATTAGGACGAACTCCGTCCTTCCCGGCGTCGTGGAAACCGCGATGACCCGTCCGATGCTGGATGTTCCCGGCTGCCGGGAAACATTGCTGCAGGAGACGCCGGCAGGGCGCCTCGGTAGACCGGAAGACGTTGCGGAGGCCGTCGCGTTTCTGGCAAGCCCAGCCGCTGGTTTCATAACGGGGGCATCGCTGCTCGTTGACGGCGGGCAGTCCATTTATGGCCAACCGCAATGGGTTCGCCAGGATCGTTCGACGCCGGGAGAGCCAAAATGGCTGTCCACTGCAGACGGTTCGCCAGCATGAGCGACGGCGAGAACAAGAAAGCTTCACCGCGCGAAACCGCTGTCGTCACAGGTGCCGCGTCGGGCATTGGTGCTGCTGTGGCACGGCGGTTTTTGGAACGCGGGGCGAACGTTTTCATGCTCGACCGAAACCTCGACGGCCTTCGAACCGTGTCGTCAGATGCGGATGGCTGCGGCGGAACGGTGAACACATTCCAGGCGGATGTCATCGACGGCGCAAGGCTCGGAGAGATCTTTGCCGAGATTAACCGCCTCGGGGGCATCGACCACGTCGTTCATTGTGCCGGTGTGGCGCGGCTCGGAACCGTCACCGAAATGGATGAGTCGACCTTTGACCTCGTAATGAACGTCAATCTCAAGGGTACTTTCTTGCTGGCCAAGCATGCGATGCCCTGTCTCGTGAGCCGAAAAGGAAGCTTCACCGCGATCGCATCCGACGCGGGCACACAGGGCGCATCGGGCTATGCCGCATATTGCGCAAGCAAGCACGGCATGGTGGGCTTGATCAAGTCGATGGCATTGGACCATGGGCCGCAGGGTGTCCGGTGCAACGCGATCTGCCCGGGTTTCGTTCAAACTCCGATGCTGGATCAACTGTTTGCCGACAGCCCTTCCGATCGCGGCTTCTACAAAAGAAGCGTCCCGTTGGGACGATTTGCGCGACCCGAGGATGTTGCCGAACTGGCGGGATTCATTGCATCGCCAGCTGGCGCCTATCTGAACGGGGCGGTCATCGCGCTGGATGGAGGCTCCACAGCGGGATATTTCAGCGGCGCTTGAACCGTGCAATATGCGTTGGACCGCGGTTTGCCAACCCTGCCCAGCAGGCTCATTACGCACCATTTCCCCAAACCATTCGAAACGGAGACTGCGAAGGTGAAAGTTCTCGTCACAGTAAAGCGCGTCGTCGACTACAACGTGAAGATCCGCGTGAAGTCTGATGGCACAGGCGTCGAGCTCGCGAACGTCAAGATGTCGATGAACCCGTTCGACGAGATCTCGGTGGAAGAGGCGCTGCGGCTGAAGGAAGCCGGCAAGGCCGAGGAAGTGGTGGTCGTCTCGATCGGCCCGGCCAAGGCCGAGGAGACGCTGAGGACCGCACTTGCCATGGGTGCCGACCGGGCGGTGCTGGTCGAGACCGACGATCAAGTCGAGCCGCTGGCCGTCGCCAAGATCCTCAAGGGTGTGGCCGATGCCGAGCAGCCGGGCCTGATCATCGTCGGCAAGCAGGCGATCGACGACGATTCGAACCAGACCGGCCAGATGCTGGCGGCATTGCTCGGTTCGGCGCAGGCGACCTTCGCCTCGAAGATCGAGATCGGTGAGGGAAGCGCCAAGGTCACCCGCGAGGTCGACGGCGGCCTGCAGACGATCGAGATCAAGCTGCCGGCGGTGGTGACCACCGATCTCAGGCTCAATGAGCCGCGTTATGCCTCGCTGCCGAACATCATGAAGGCGAAGAAGAAGCCGCTCGACAAGAAGTCGCCTGATGATTTCGGCGTCTCCACCACGCCGCGGCTGAAGGTGCTGAAGACCGAGGAACCCAGCGGCCGCAAGGCCGGCGTCAAGGTCAAGTCGGTCGCCGAACTGGTCGACAGACTGAAGAACGAAGCCGACGTGCTGTAATCGGACTGGAACAGGAGCAATTATCATGACCATTCTTCTTCTGGCCGACCATGACGGCCATCATCTCTCCGACCAGACCGCCAAGGCGCTGACGGCGGCCTCCCAGATCGGCGGCGACGTGCATGTGCTGGTCGCCGGCAAGGCCGCCAAGGCGGCGGCCGATCAGGCGGCAAAACTCTCCGGCGTCTCCAAGGTGCTGCTCGCCGAAAGCGACGCGCTTGCCAACAATCTCGCCGAGCCGCTCGCCGATCTGATCGTCTCGCTCGCCGGCTCCTATGATACGATCGTCTCTGCCGCCACCTCGGTCGGCAAGACCGTGCTGCCGCGGGTCGCCGCCCTGCTCGACGTCGCCCAGGTCTCCGAGATCATCGAAGTCATCTCCCCCGACACTTTTAAACGGCCGATCTATGCCGGCAACGCCATCCAGACCGTGCAGGTGACCGATGCCAAGAAGGTCATCACCGTGCGCACCGCATCCTTTTCCCCCGCCTCCCAAGGCGTATCTGCTGCCGTTGAGGAGATCTCAACGGCAGCCTTTTCTTCTGATCTTTCGGCGTTTGTCTCCAACGCGCTGTCGTCGTCGGACCGTCCGGAACTGACCTCGGCGAAGATCATCATCTCCGGCGGCCGGGCGCTCGGCTCTGCCGAGAAGTTCAGGGAAGTCATCCTGCCGGTCGCCGACAAGCTCGGTGCTGCCGTCGGCGCAAGCCGTGCGGCCGTCGATGCTGGTTACGCCCCGAATGACTGGCAGGTCGGTCAGACTGGCAAGGTGGTCGCCCCCGATCTCTACATCGCCGCCGGCATCTCAGGCGCCATCCAGCATCTGGCCGGCATGAAGGATTCGAAAGTGATCGTCGCGATCAACAAGGACGAGGAGGCGCCGATCTTCCAGGTCGCCGACTACGGCCTCGTCGCCGATCTCTTCGACGCCCTGCCGGAACTCGAGCGTGCGCTTTAGGTACCTGCGGATGTCCATCCAACGGACCAAGATCTGCATGAATGGAGTGAAGAATGCGTGAGGACGTGACTTTCTGGTCAGAGGGAGACAGACTACAGGGCTGGTTCTACAGGCCAACGAAAGACGCCTCTTCCTTTCCGACGGTCATCTTAAGTCACGGGTTTTCGGCCGTGAAAGAGCAATATCTCGACAGATACGCCGAGGTATTTGCCGCACACGGGTTGGGAGCCCTGGTTTATGATCACGGATGCTTCGGCGAGAGCGAAGGTGAACCGCGATACGAAGTTGATCCGGAACGACAGCGGCGGGGCTATCGCGACGCCATAACCTTTGTCCAAACTCTGGACGGCCCAGACCCAGAGCGTGTCGGCCTATGGGGTACGAGCTACAGCGGCGGACATGTCCTGGTGGTCGCGGCTCAGGATCGGCGTGTAAAAGCAGTGGTCGCCCAGGTTCCGACAATCAGTGGATCAAAAGTTGCCGTTCGCCGCGCGACATCCCCGCAAGCTGCGCAACTGAGGAAAAGTCTTTCGGACGATCGTATAGCTCGAGTGCTCGGTAAGGGGAGAGCATATGTCGATGTCGTCACAAGCGATCCCCAACGACCGTGCGCTTTGCCTGGAGCCGACAGCTACGAGTATTTTAGCCGTTCTCACACGATGGCGGCAAACTGGAACCCGCAGGTGACGCTGCGGAGTCTTGAATTAGCAAGGGCAAACGAGCCCGGCGCTTTTGTCAGGCTAATCAGCCCGACGCCACTGCTGATGATCGTTGCGGAAAACGACCACCTCACCCCAACCGACCTGGCATTGGACGCATTTGACAGAGCCGGAGAGCCAAAAGCTTTGGAAGTTCTGCCCGGCGGTCATTTCGCGCCATACACGGACCTGTTCGAGCGCTCCAGTCGCGTCGCAGCCGAATGGCTTATTGAACAGCTTTCCGGAAGACCGCAGGTGCCCTGACGCCGCCTGCGGTAGCGCCGCTACCCGGGCGTCGATGCCAGCGCACAAGTCGTTACTCAGAGCACCATGAACGATTGTTCACGGTGTGCTTTCAAGATGTGTTGAAATCGCCCTTTG
This genomic window contains:
- a CDS encoding phosphotransferase encodes the protein MIPAASSTNSGSGDLQARCVFEDDVPDLVRNTAVNLLDQWRFLPGESDIRFSILPGGANNINLVLRQADRKWALKIREPDASFAGTSVTAAVEAQAMAASFGLAPAVIAKCLPEGHFMSEFVEGETLRPQHIRHPSMAPRIVDTLKQLHAHHFSPRKFDIFDDLRGFMAGAAKLGGSYPASYAALWEIAQRFESILAGANAPVGFGHNDLVPQNFIACSDRVKMVDFDYAGEALLAIDLASVTSQAEMSDDETTTFLRLYDPNLDRNQIARVQVLRFVNALREVAWAAMAEPFMAAKTTLLDGWSYRSHADVNIRLAEALIRENPADELASKAGFVRPGALF
- a CDS encoding saccharopine dehydrogenase family protein; the protein is MARQWKTIVIGAGGSQAQAMLRGIARADATEGWLAIDRAWRPQTRAATEEMGFAVQELNPLEQPETLHRLLETTRLVVNMAGPYYKTGFAILDAAIETGTDYLDICDDADITLPMLERDARAKQAGISALIGMGSSPGTTNILIRSAVDHLGPVDDVDIYWTVDVADLTEAAIRHFWHCFNLVDADGTIHEVTGWDGLERRQVEFPAPVGLQTVVRLAHPEPLTVPRFLPVKRASNFGSLNPEEALVTAWALAHIADEQRSNGELTDPAASLFRYYRERRVGAPRIGSGMIIDVHTAGSGLRFAAGSDGGMDDSTGIPAAAGALLMLDGKINRRGAFAPEVVHPADFFEVLRRVSTGGGGLSLFRLEGGVATERLRIRDLVAGEIGQREVA
- a CDS encoding SDR family NAD(P)-dependent oxidoreductase, translated to MMRELEGKVALVTGGGRGIGAGIAGGLAQAGATVALMGRTRAPLDETAAHIQAGGGRASVHIGSVSNPDEVERVLDDVLAAHGRLEIIVNNAGIVDEADFLDISLEGWNKTIGTDLTGAFLVTQRAARRMRGTGGGSVVNIASIDANGYDGPQGSYVAAKAGLVGLTKNAAVELAQHGIRVNSVSPGWTRTPMVEEFVSEKALQHMMTDFQRVPMKRLVEIPELANAVVFLVSDKASAITGIDLPVDCGTLATLYVHETIRPLF
- a CDS encoding FAD-binding oxidoreductase, producing the protein MSPRIAIIGAGVAGCGAALRAAQLHAKDVVVLEKGTPASGSSGRSAGVYNTQTLDPLQIEIRIRSREILFQLERNRGLPLARIGNIRIATTEADIPKLESALAAIKSFGADDTRILSQKELQALVPDLRCDDVVAGLYGVNDGHLDGHLLCSALIDEARDLGAKVMNNAEVLAYEKRGSTHVLSTTRGKIECDVVINAAGAWAGHVGNLLGHAAPIKPEVHEVIIVKLPRKLDYVVPMCNFYMPGQNGAGIYFRQDGEDSLIAGLHTYYSVEGHEVSDPDSYSPPDGDDYFLEVAQLVSDRLRIDDLGFKNGWHGLYPLSADGEFQIGPYAADPSVIVVAGMGGTGVTSGALTGALAAEWAILGKPATVPDAVKLLPDRLSRAA
- the surE gene encoding 5'/3'-nucleotidase SurE is translated as MKVLLTNDDGYQSPGVAAARDALIACGLQVLTVAPDGPRSGTSRSASFRKAITMTKAGGDDVNPIYVTNGTPTDCVRVAVLSGLASEVDAVVSGINEGANLGDDATYSSTLGSAIEGALLGFPALAASQQSRDGRFRLVDLTDYDFSCGARIMAELTRLMIRDRSKLPPRSVLNFNAPALPAGEIKIASLDRRVWDPSRIHSIETENGPGWLLFGTHPERDPIFEHRPGSDSWVLSQGHAALTPLNFEWTLPGARRGFARWTRSAVAELNEALASEQSGKELGS
- a CDS encoding SDR family NAD(P)-dependent oxidoreductase, with protein sequence MNDNFCVVISGAGGEMGRALASRFARDGHDIVLIDRDVAEFGPIEEELRRAGAARVFSLAADQTDPDALEKAVSEIGDCFGAIGTFVANAGFARFGGFLETSRKVWDLHVDINLNGTFHLCQSVARNMVAGGKGGSITLISSCLAQFHADQTGAYSATKAALLMLTRTMAAELGIYRIRTNSVLPGVVETAMTRPMLDVPGCRETLLQETPAGRLGRPEDVAEAVAFLASPAAGFITGASLLVDGGQSIYGQPQWVRQDRSTPGEPKWLSTADGSPA
- a CDS encoding SDR family NAD(P)-dependent oxidoreductase — translated: MSDGENKKASPRETAVVTGAASGIGAAVARRFLERGANVFMLDRNLDGLRTVSSDADGCGGTVNTFQADVIDGARLGEIFAEINRLGGIDHVVHCAGVARLGTVTEMDESTFDLVMNVNLKGTFLLAKHAMPCLVSRKGSFTAIASDAGTQGASGYAAYCASKHGMVGLIKSMALDHGPQGVRCNAICPGFVQTPMLDQLFADSPSDRGFYKRSVPLGRFARPEDVAELAGFIASPAGAYLNGAVIALDGGSTAGYFSGA
- a CDS encoding electron transfer flavoprotein subunit beta/FixA family protein; its protein translation is MKVLVTVKRVVDYNVKIRVKSDGTGVELANVKMSMNPFDEISVEEALRLKEAGKAEEVVVVSIGPAKAEETLRTALAMGADRAVLVETDDQVEPLAVAKILKGVADAEQPGLIIVGKQAIDDDSNQTGQMLAALLGSAQATFASKIEIGEGSAKVTREVDGGLQTIEIKLPAVVTTDLRLNEPRYASLPNIMKAKKKPLDKKSPDDFGVSTTPRLKVLKTEEPSGRKAGVKVKSVAELVDRLKNEADVL
- a CDS encoding electron transfer flavoprotein subunit alpha/FixB family protein, with product MTILLLADHDGHHLSDQTAKALTAASQIGGDVHVLVAGKAAKAAADQAAKLSGVSKVLLAESDALANNLAEPLADLIVSLAGSYDTIVSAATSVGKTVLPRVAALLDVAQVSEIIEVISPDTFKRPIYAGNAIQTVQVTDAKKVITVRTASFSPASQGVSAAVEEISTAAFSSDLSAFVSNALSSSDRPELTSAKIIISGGRALGSAEKFREVILPVADKLGAAVGASRAAVDAGYAPNDWQVGQTGKVVAPDLYIAAGISGAIQHLAGMKDSKVIVAINKDEEAPIFQVADYGLVADLFDALPELERAL
- a CDS encoding alpha/beta hydrolase, yielding MREDVTFWSEGDRLQGWFYRPTKDASSFPTVILSHGFSAVKEQYLDRYAEVFAAHGLGALVYDHGCFGESEGEPRYEVDPERQRRGYRDAITFVQTLDGPDPERVGLWGTSYSGGHVLVVAAQDRRVKAVVAQVPTISGSKVAVRRATSPQAAQLRKSLSDDRIARVLGKGRAYVDVVTSDPQRPCALPGADSYEYFSRSHTMAANWNPQVTLRSLELARANEPGAFVRLISPTPLLMIVAENDHLTPTDLALDAFDRAGEPKALEVLPGGHFAPYTDLFERSSRVAAEWLIEQLSGRPQVP